Proteins co-encoded in one Malus sylvestris chromosome 9, drMalSylv7.2, whole genome shotgun sequence genomic window:
- the LOC126583492 gene encoding F-box/LRR-repeat protein 4-like produces the protein MDKALCDELVQEVFQRLPPSTSSTVSLVSKRWLHLYRTSTTSLSLRLTPHHSTLPSLSSLLSHYPFLSSLSLLLPSDPTTAAKNTAFSDHLLLLVSSFCPKLRSLRFLAGPVSLSSLTSLSSSCTHLTSLCINLSRSGPLFLMWVIKFPSLKELSILVCSGDGVDPNWEHGFSAEEDSAAELGLESLCLSGIGAGDWGFGWLWRSCRKLKKLQLKSCEGIGDGGSFSSFAMCLQGVQELELRTCRAIIDGVLLKVAENCDSLTSLLVYDGGSRDGLLRFFSRRRCNLRKLDFRLPLDLNNDHLLAVAKNFRSISSIKLQSCCLVSGEGIKALAIATSSGLEELALVNCDVVEREPGLLATLGQNLRQLRKLDLSYNEMLVDKEFASMLVSCNDLVDLRLRGCGGLTYDAMVSIFKSCKRLESVDIMHCSGIQAEAIQFLVLSCPQLRQVQVEQSKVTDAAKTWASCKFVAADA, from the coding sequence ATGGACAAGGCGCTATGTGATGAACTAGTTCAAGAGGTATTCCAAAGGCTGCCACCATCAACCTCCTCCACCGTCTCTCTGGTCTCCAAGCGGTGGCTCCACCTCTACCGCACCTCCAccacctccctctctctccgcCTCACCCCTCATCATTCCACCctgccttctctctcctccctcctaTCTCACTACCCTTtcctctcttccctctctctcctcctaccCTCCGACCCCACCACCGCCGCAAAAAACACCGCTTTTTCCGATCACCTCCTCCTCCTAGTCTCCTCCTTCTGCCCCAAGCTTCGCAGCCTCAGGTTCTTGGCCGGCcctgtctctctctcctcactcaCTTCTCTCTCCTCATCATGTACCCACCTAACCTCTCTCTGCATCAATCTGTCCAGGTCCGGGCCTCTGTTCCTCATGTGGGTCATCAAGTTTCCGTCTTTGAAGGAACTGTCAATCTTGGTTTGCTCCGGGGACGGCGTTGACCCCAATTGGGAACATGGGTTTTCTGCGGAGGAGGATTCTGCTGCAGAGTTGGGTTTGGAGAGTCTCTGTTTATCCGGAATCGGAGCCGGCGATTGGGGTTTTGGGTGGCTATGGAGGAGCTGCAGAAAGCTGAAGAAACTGCAGTTGAAGAGCTGTGAAGGGATTGGGGATGGAGGGTCATTTTCGTcatttgccatgtgtttgcaGGGTGTTCAGGAGCTGGAGCTCCGGACTTGTAGGGCGATAATCGACGGCGTTCTACTGAAAGTGGCGGAGAATTGTGATTCTCTGACTTCCCTTTTGGTTTATGATGGTGGCAGCAGAGATGGTCTGCTTAGATTCTTCAGCCGAAGGCGTTGTAACCTGCGAAAACTCGATTTTCGATTGCCTCTCGACCTTAATAACGATCATCTGTTGGCTGTGGCGAAGAATTTCAGAAGCATTTCAAGTATTAAGCTTCAAAGTTGCTGTCTTGTGAGTGGTGAAGGCATCAAGGCTCTTGCTATCGCTACGAGTTCTGGCCTCGAAGAATTGGCACTGGTGAATTGTGATGTGGTTGAAAGAGAACCGGGGTTGTTGGCCACATTAGGACAGAATTTGAGGCAATTGAGGAAGTTGGATTTGTCTTATAACGAAATGTTGGTGGATAAAGAGTTCGCATCTATGTTAGTTTCATGTAATGATTTGGTTGATTTGAGGCTGAGAGGGTGCGGAGGGCTTACTTATGACGCCATGGTTTCGATTTTTAAGAGCTGTAAGCGTTTGGAGAGTGTTGATATCATGCACTGCAGTGGGATTCAAGCCGAGGCGATTCAGTTTTTGGTGCTCAGCTGCCCTCAGCTGAGACAGGTGCAGGTGGAGCAAAGCAAGGTAACGGATGCCGCAAAGACTTGGGCCTCATGTAAGTTCGTTGCGGCTGATGCTTGA
- the LOC126583495 gene encoding cyclin-dependent protein kinase inhibitor SMR6-like — MGFSKKSQVAEGGMESEGKKWVIAGISVRTCLKPVNTKPARGKESDDGEEEEAYSTTPTTKETRIPEIFSCPPAPRKSRPPSRCNFNGVKEFFTPPDLETVFKLHVEKAN, encoded by the coding sequence ATGGGTTTTTCGAAGAAGTCCCAGGTCGCGGAAGGAGGCATGGAATCCGAAGGGAAGAAGTGGGTAATCGCCGGAATCTCAGTCCGGACTTGCTTGAAGCCAGTGAACACGAAACCGGCGAGGGGGAAAGAGAGCGACGacggagaagaagaggaggcGTATTCGACAACCCCAACAacgaaagaaacaagaataccAGAGATTTTTTCGTGCCCGCCGGCGCCGAGGAAGAGCCGGCCTCCTTCCAGATGCAACTTCAATGGCGTGAAGGAGTTTTTTACTCCGCCGGATTTGGAAACGGTGTTCAAGCTCCATGTTGAGAAAGCAAACTGA
- the LOC126583491 gene encoding uncharacterized protein LOC126583491 — MKRKQAFPGRERGRGRPRKNPAPEVVSERVVSERVVSERLVNERVVNENEKAFLNFVSQNVEEERNDFGWNQSDDEDCDDEECNPELENDSVSDPSSMESDWSDGDQNVSTVVQNLLSRYGEGDRQTGNSSNQNDSAQNMPLTVLGSWSRFQNEQVSPLQDPPCNKKELSAALAVIKKVMKMDAAVPFNTPVDPVAMRLPDYFDVVDTPMDFGTICSHLQNGTKYMNTEDVFKDVQYIWKNCCNYYNEGNFVLNLKKRVEEKFMKYWTAAGLCSKEPGASNLLLSSNVGKRKTRGPTRNLRLAQLPIGERFEVSWKNRRPVGETTTFFKSECTALVRQTREIPLQVKSWKEIPSDIKQKAFEHMLKRFKVEDHMKWVLDQIHRSYNSYRHHLKTTWFETCETTEDAREKVPPNVTEEDWQYLVNLWTSPEWQKISKQYKENRSKNTIIHTCGSKSFSQVLEEEKKKTGNEPGRTLFWERTHVRHDGQAPNPATQEALSKLKKLYAQVAAENSQMTEDEIFVKVFGPERPSRLRGYGGVTPKELWGTPSSSSSYTVSELKRQLEETKQRQEEYEQKSAAEIQGLKEQFGRLEGLLSDQMNRFEGLLVQLTSHMQPPSPIERPTGHLLTQNGHPRSFRSRR, encoded by the exons ATGAAGCGGAAACAAGCATTCCCGGGAAGGGAAAGGGGAAggggaaggccacgaaaaaatCCGGCTCCGGAGGTGGTCAGTGAAAGAGTGGTCAGTGAGAGAGTGGTCAGTGAAAGATTGGTCAATGAGAGAGTGGTCAATGAGAATGAGAAAGcattcttgaattttgttaGTCAGAAtgttgaagaagaaagaaatgatTTTGGGTGGAATCAATCCGATGACGAAGACTGTGATGATGAGGAATGTAACCCTGAATTGGAGAATGATTCGGTTAGTGATCCTTCTTCGATGGAGAGTGATTGGTCAGATGGTGATCAAAATGTAAGCACCGTGGTGCAGAACTTGCTTAGCAGGTATGGTGAAGGGGATCGCCAGACGGGAAACTCATCCAACCAGAATGATAGTGCGCAAAATATGCCATTGACTGTCTTGGGTTCTTGGAGTAGATTCCAGAATGAGCAAGTATCGCCATTGCAGGATCCTCCCTGTAACAAGAAAGAATTGAGTGCTGCCCTGGCG GTCATTAAGAAGGTTATGAAAATGGATGCAGCTGTACCTTTCAACACTCCCGTGGATCCAGTTGCTATGAGATTACCT GATTACTTTGATGTCGTAGATACTCCAATGGATTTTGGAACGATATGCAGCCATCTTCAAAATGGTACCAAGTATATGAACACGGAGGATGTATTCAAGGATGTCCAATACATTTGGAAGAACTGTTGCAACTATTACAATGAGGGTAACTTTGTTTTGAACCTTAAGAAACGCGTGGAGGAGAAATTCATGAAATATTGGACAGCTGCTGGTTTGTGCAGTAAAGAACCCGGGGCAAGTAACC ttttactaAGCTCTAATGTGGGGAAAAGGAAGACGCGAGGACCTACCCGTAACCTTAGACTAGCTCAACTTCCTATTGGGGAAAGATTTGAAGTCAGCTGGAAGAACCGGAGACCCGTAGGTGAAACCACCACTTTCTTCAAATCAGAGTGTACAGCCCTGGTTAGGCAAACCCGGGAGATACCCCTACAGGTTAAGTCATGGAAGGAAATCCCATCTGATATTAAACAGAAGGCATTTGAACATATGTTG AAGCGTTTCAAAGTCGAAGATCACATGAAATGGGTTTTGGATCAGATTCATAGATCCTACAACAGTTATCGGCATCACCTGAAGACGACGTGGTTTGAAACATGTGAGACAACTGAGGATGCACGTGAAAAAGTACCACCAAATGTTACAGAGGAGGATTGGCAGTATCTTGTAAACTTGTGGACCTCACCTGAATGGCAG AAAATCAGTAAGCAATACAAGGAGAATCGTTCCAAGAATACCATAATTCACACGTGTGGGTCCAAGAGTTTCTCTCAAGTCCTCGAGGAAGAG AAAAAGAAGACTGGAAATGAGCCTGGCCGTACACTTTTCTGGGAACGCACCCATGTTCGGCATGATGGACAGGCTCCAAATCCAGCTACACAGGAGGCATTG TCAAAGCTCAAGAAATTGTATGCTCAAGTGGCTGCGGAGAACTCACAGATGACAGAAGACGAGATTTTTGTAAAGGTTTTTGGACCTGAGCGTCCCTCGAGATTACGTGGTTACGGTGGTGTAACCCCAAAAGAGTTATGGGGAACACCGTCATCGTCATCGTCATATACTGTTAGTGAACTCAAAAGGCAacttgaagaaacaaagcaGCGACAAGAGGAGTATGAACAAAAGAGTGCTGCTGAGATACAGGGCTTGAAAGAGCAATTTGGTCGTCTTGAGGGTTTGCTATCAGATCAAATGAATAGGTTTGAAGGTTTACTAGTACAGTTGACGAGTCATATGCAGCCCCCTTCCCCGATTGAGAGGCCTACTGGACATCTACTCACCCAAAATG GCCATCCACGGAGTTTCCGATCCAGAAGATGA